The Petropleomorpha daqingensis genome includes a window with the following:
- the glnA gene encoding type I glutamate--ammonia ligase, protein MFNSPDEVAAYIRDNDVEFVDVRFCDLPGVMQHFTIPASTFGEDTFSEGLGFDGSSIRGFQAINESDMLLLPDANSAFLDPFRQHKTLNVNFFIHDPITREAYSRDPRNVAKKAEAYLAASGIADTAYFGPEAEFYVFDSIRHSTGINEGYYHIDSVEGSWNSGSLTGENGGPNLGYKTRPKGGYFPVEPYDHYSDLRSTMMANLANAGLELERGHHEVGTAGQAEINYKFDTLLRAADSLMLFKYVIKNTAWAAGKTATFMPKPLFGDNGSGMHCHQSLWKDGEPLFHAETGYAGLSDTARHYIGGLLAHAPSLLAFTNPTVNSYHRLVPGYEAPINLVYSARNRSACCRIPISGDNPKAKRIEFRVPDPSANPYLAFSAMMMAGLDGIKNKIEPPAPVDKDLYELPPEEALGIEKVPASLDAVLDNLETDHEYLVDGGVFTPDLIETWIEYKRENEIDPIRLRPHPHEFAMYYDI, encoded by the coding sequence ATGTTCAACAGTCCCGACGAGGTCGCCGCTTACATCCGCGACAACGACGTCGAGTTCGTCGACGTGCGCTTCTGCGACCTTCCCGGCGTCATGCAGCACTTCACCATCCCGGCGTCGACGTTCGGCGAGGACACGTTCTCCGAGGGCCTCGGCTTCGACGGCTCGTCGATCCGCGGCTTCCAGGCGATCAACGAGTCGGACATGCTGCTGCTGCCCGACGCGAACAGCGCCTTCCTCGACCCGTTCCGCCAGCACAAGACCCTCAACGTCAACTTCTTCATCCACGACCCGATCACGCGCGAGGCCTACAGCCGCGACCCGCGCAACGTGGCGAAGAAGGCGGAGGCGTACCTGGCCGCGTCCGGGATCGCCGACACCGCCTACTTCGGCCCCGAGGCCGAGTTCTACGTCTTCGACTCGATCCGGCACAGCACCGGCATCAACGAGGGCTACTACCACATCGACTCGGTCGAGGGTTCCTGGAACTCCGGGTCGCTGACCGGCGAGAACGGCGGCCCGAACCTGGGCTACAAGACCCGCCCCAAGGGCGGCTACTTCCCGGTCGAGCCCTACGACCACTACAGCGACCTGCGCTCGACGATGATGGCCAACCTGGCCAACGCCGGGCTGGAGCTCGAGCGCGGCCACCACGAGGTGGGCACCGCCGGCCAGGCCGAGATCAACTACAAGTTCGACACGCTGCTGCGCGCGGCCGACAGCCTGATGCTGTTCAAGTACGTCATCAAGAACACCGCCTGGGCGGCCGGCAAGACGGCGACCTTCATGCCCAAGCCGCTGTTCGGCGACAACGGCTCGGGCATGCACTGCCACCAGTCGCTCTGGAAGGACGGCGAGCCGCTGTTCCACGCCGAGACCGGCTACGCGGGGCTGTCCGACACCGCCCGCCACTACATCGGCGGTCTGCTGGCCCACGCCCCGTCGCTGCTGGCCTTCACCAACCCGACGGTGAACAGCTACCACCGCCTGGTGCCGGGCTACGAGGCGCCGATCAACCTCGTGTACTCCGCCCGCAACCGCTCGGCCTGCTGCCGCATCCCGATCTCGGGCGACAACCCCAAGGCCAAGCGCATCGAGTTCCGCGTGCCCGACCCGTCGGCCAACCCCTACCTCGCCTTCTCGGCGATGATGATGGCCGGCCTCGACGGCATCAAGAACAAGATCGAGCCGCCGGCGCCGGTCGACAAGGACCTCTACGAGCTGCCGCCCGAGGAGGCCCTGGGCATCGAGAAGGTGCCGGCCTCGCTGGACGCCGTCCTCGACAACCTCGAGACCGACCACGAGTACCTGGTCGACGGCGGGGTGTTCACCCCCGACCTGATCGAGACGTGGATCGAGTACAAGCGGGAGAACGAGATCGACCCGATCCGCCTGCGCCCGCACCCGCACGAGTTCGCGATGTACTACGACATCTGA
- a CDS encoding RDD family protein produces the protein MVRDAEQPSQGRVRGAALGLPAEGPGSLASFSTRVTAYVIDAIAAAFIAGLFTAPKLPGLWSLVSFAAITIGSLLAFGQTPGMRVCGLRLAHPVEGRRLAPWRAVVRTALLMLLVPALLVDADGRGLHDRATQTAVVRER, from the coding sequence ATGGTCAGGGATGCAGAACAGCCCTCGCAGGGGCGTGTGCGCGGCGCCGCTCTGGGGTTGCCGGCCGAGGGACCGGGGTCCCTGGCGAGCTTCAGCACCCGGGTGACCGCCTACGTCATCGACGCGATCGCCGCGGCGTTCATCGCCGGTCTCTTCACCGCGCCGAAGCTGCCCGGGCTGTGGAGCCTGGTCAGCTTTGCCGCGATCACGATCGGCAGCCTGCTCGCGTTCGGGCAGACGCCGGGCATGCGGGTCTGCGGCCTGCGGCTGGCCCATCCCGTCGAGGGACGGCGGCTGGCGCCCTGGCGGGCCGTCGTCCGGACGGCGCTGCTGATGCTGCTGGTCCCCGCGCTGCTGGTCGACGCCGACGGCCGCGGGCTGCACGACCGCGCGACGCAGACCGCCGTCGTCCGCGAGCGCTAA
- a CDS encoding response regulator transcription factor yields the protein MIRVAVVDDQALVRMGLRVLLESEPDTELVGEAADGAAGVELVRSAAPDVVLMDVRMPGTDGLTALRRITDDPALRDVRVVVLTTFELDEYVFEALAAGASGFVLKDGDPADLLRAIRVVAEGGSLLSPSVTRRVIEQFAAAPARRAAPRPGLDELTEREREIVAWVATGRSNDEIADELVVSPATVRTHVSRAMLKLRARDRAQLVVFAIESGLSVER from the coding sequence GTGATCCGGGTGGCCGTCGTCGACGACCAGGCGCTCGTGCGCATGGGCCTGCGGGTGCTGCTGGAGAGCGAGCCGGACACCGAGCTCGTCGGCGAGGCCGCCGACGGCGCGGCCGGCGTCGAGCTGGTCCGCTCGGCCGCACCGGACGTCGTCCTCATGGACGTCCGCATGCCGGGCACCGACGGGCTGACCGCGCTGCGCCGGATCACCGACGACCCGGCGCTGCGCGACGTGCGGGTCGTCGTCCTGACCACCTTCGAACTCGACGAGTACGTGTTCGAGGCGCTGGCCGCCGGCGCCAGCGGGTTCGTGCTCAAGGACGGCGACCCGGCGGACCTGCTCCGCGCGATCCGGGTGGTCGCCGAGGGCGGGTCGCTGCTGTCCCCCAGCGTGACCCGCCGGGTGATCGAGCAGTTCGCCGCCGCACCGGCCCGCCGCGCCGCGCCCCGGCCCGGGCTGGACGAGCTGACCGAGCGCGAGCGGGAGATCGTCGCCTGGGTGGCCACCGGCCGCTCGAACGACGAGATCGCCGACGAGCTCGTGGTCAGCCCGGCGACGGTGCGCACGCACGTCAGCCGGGCGATGCTCAAGCTGCGGGCCCGCGACCGCGCCCAGCTGGTGGTCTTCGCGATCGAGTCGGGGCTGTCGGTGGAGCGTTAG
- a CDS encoding sensor histidine kinase gives MHTSVRFDWRDLVPALPLLAIGLGGTGRAAAQQPDWVQPLDGWAYALVAVAAAALLLRRAAPRTAAVVSGLATTVYLAAGYAYGPILLCLPAAVWAVAARRPWREAAAWTGALVLVTGVAPAFGRSPGEGWLAPLVWATAWAALVGGVAAISAARQVRRRSEAGVREEQARRAVSEERLQMAQDVHDGVGHGLAVIAMHAGVALHVLDRDPERARELLTTIQATSREALDGLRADLDRWRAPDDAAARRPTPGLAELPRLLERMRAGGLRLTGWIDPGPDVPEDVGAAAYRIVQESLTNVLRHAGGAAAEVRLSRRAGRLEVEVRDDGHGAAAPPGSGITGMRHRAAAVGGELMAGPAPEGGFVVRAALPLAVASRVETP, from the coding sequence GTGCACACCTCGGTCCGGTTCGACTGGCGCGACCTCGTGCCGGCCCTGCCGCTGCTGGCGATCGGGCTGGGCGGCACCGGCCGCGCCGCCGCGCAGCAGCCGGACTGGGTGCAGCCGCTGGACGGCTGGGCCTACGCGCTGGTCGCCGTCGCCGCCGCGGCGCTGCTGCTGCGCCGGGCCGCGCCGCGGACGGCGGCCGTCGTCTCCGGCCTGGCCACGACGGTCTACCTCGCGGCCGGGTACGCCTACGGCCCGATCCTGCTGTGCCTGCCCGCTGCCGTCTGGGCGGTGGCCGCGCGGCGGCCGTGGCGCGAGGCGGCCGCGTGGACCGGCGCGCTGGTGCTGGTCACCGGGGTGGCGCCGGCGTTCGGCCGGTCTCCCGGCGAGGGCTGGCTGGCCCCCCTGGTGTGGGCCACCGCGTGGGCCGCGCTGGTCGGCGGTGTCGCGGCGATCTCCGCCGCGCGGCAGGTGCGCCGGCGGTCGGAGGCCGGGGTCCGCGAGGAGCAGGCCCGGCGCGCGGTCTCCGAGGAGCGGCTGCAGATGGCGCAGGACGTGCACGACGGGGTCGGGCACGGGCTCGCGGTCATCGCGATGCACGCCGGCGTCGCGCTGCACGTGCTCGACCGCGACCCCGAGCGCGCCCGCGAGCTGCTCACCACCATCCAGGCCACCAGCCGCGAGGCGCTCGACGGGCTGCGCGCCGACCTGGACCGGTGGCGCGCCCCCGACGACGCCGCGGCCCGCCGTCCGACGCCCGGGCTGGCGGAGCTCCCCCGGCTGCTCGAGCGGATGCGCGCCGGCGGCCTGCGGCTCACCGGGTGGATCGACCCCGGCCCGGACGTGCCCGAGGACGTCGGTGCCGCGGCCTACCGGATCGTGCAGGAGTCGCTGACCAACGTGCTGCGGCACGCGGGCGGCGCCGCGGCGGAGGTGCGGCTGAGCCGCCGCGCCGGACGGCTCGAGGTCGAGGTCCGGGACGACGGCCACGGCGCCGCGGCACCGCCCGGGTCGGGCATCACCGGCATGCGGCACCGGGCCGCCGCGGTCGGGGGCGAGCTCATGGCCGGTCCGGCACCGGAGGGTGGCTTCGTCGTCCGGGCGGCGTTGCCCCTGGCCGTTGCGTCACGGGTGGAAACGCCGTGA
- a CDS encoding ABC transporter ATP-binding protein produces MSETVVGTDRLTKRYGDRLAVDSVSLTVRRGEVYGFLGPNGAGKTTTLRMLLGLVRPSGGTATVLGAAPGSRTAVAGTGALVEGPGFYPYLSGRDNLRVLARYRALPEAAVDAVLARVDLVGRGGDAFKSYSLGMKQRLGVAAALLGEPELLVLDEPTNGLDPAGMADMRELLVDVAAGGQTVILSSHLLAEVQEICDRVGVISDGRLLAESTVRDLRGAAAVVLRADPLDRALAVAMRVAGDDAVALVDDGRAVRLEGGAPVVPALTRELVAEDVEVREIRTVERSLEEVFFEMTGGTR; encoded by the coding sequence ATGAGCGAGACCGTGGTCGGAACCGACCGCCTGACCAAGCGCTACGGAGACCGGCTCGCCGTCGACTCCGTCAGCCTGACCGTGCGCCGCGGGGAGGTGTACGGCTTCCTCGGACCCAACGGCGCGGGCAAGACGACGACGCTGCGCATGCTGCTCGGCCTCGTGCGGCCCAGCGGCGGGACGGCCACCGTGCTCGGCGCCGCACCGGGTTCGCGGACCGCCGTCGCCGGGACCGGTGCCCTCGTCGAGGGGCCCGGCTTCTACCCGTACCTGTCCGGGCGGGACAACCTGCGCGTGCTGGCCCGCTACCGCGCGCTGCCGGAGGCCGCGGTCGACGCCGTCCTGGCGCGGGTCGACCTCGTGGGCCGTGGTGGCGACGCCTTCAAGTCCTACTCGCTGGGCATGAAGCAGCGGCTCGGCGTGGCCGCCGCCCTGCTCGGCGAGCCGGAGCTGCTGGTCCTCGACGAGCCGACCAACGGGCTGGACCCGGCGGGCATGGCCGACATGCGCGAGCTGCTGGTCGACGTCGCCGCCGGCGGGCAGACGGTGATCCTCTCCAGCCACCTGCTGGCCGAGGTGCAGGAGATCTGCGACCGGGTCGGGGTGATCTCCGACGGCCGGCTGCTGGCGGAGAGCACGGTGCGCGACCTGAGGGGCGCCGCCGCCGTGGTGCTGCGGGCCGATCCGCTCGACCGCGCGCTCGCCGTGGCGATGCGGGTCGCCGGCGACGACGCGGTCGCGCTGGTGGACGACGGCCGCGCGGTGCGGCTGGAGGGCGGGGCGCCGGTGGTACCGGCGCTGACCCGCGAGCTGGTGGCCGAGGACGTCGAGGTGCGCGAGATCCGCACCGTCGAGCGGTCGCTGGAGGAGGTCTTCTTCGAGATGACGGGAGGAACGCGGTGA
- a CDS encoding ABC transporter permease gives MNALVASTRAELLRLRRWPALWVLLGVWVTLNLSFGYVFDYIAYRTGDAAGPSTTGRSQAELLAGLLPSAAPVTLTQGMPMFGGALVMIMGALAVGSGYGWGTWKTVFTQGPSRAAAFGGTLAALASFVVGLVLVSAVVDLGVSCGIAAIEGQAIDLPSAGDWLSALGTGLLVLGMWAAAGVLVGVLTRSPALGVGLGLVWALVVENLLRGVSGVLDPIAAVTDHLPGTAAGSLVGALSTAESGTGAGTPGVFDTLSGTAAIGWLAVYLAGFVVLALALVRRRDVA, from the coding sequence GTGAACGCGCTGGTCGCGAGCACCCGGGCCGAGCTGCTGCGGCTGCGCCGCTGGCCGGCGCTGTGGGTGCTGCTGGGGGTCTGGGTAACCCTCAACCTGAGCTTCGGGTACGTCTTCGACTACATCGCCTACCGGACCGGCGACGCCGCCGGCCCCTCGACGACCGGGCGGTCCCAGGCGGAACTGCTGGCCGGGCTGCTGCCCTCGGCGGCGCCGGTCACGCTGACCCAGGGGATGCCGATGTTCGGCGGCGCGCTGGTGATGATCATGGGCGCGCTCGCGGTCGGCAGCGGCTACGGCTGGGGCACCTGGAAGACCGTCTTCACGCAGGGGCCGTCGCGCGCGGCGGCGTTCGGCGGCACGCTGGCCGCGCTGGCGAGCTTCGTCGTCGGCCTGGTGCTGGTCTCCGCCGTCGTGGACCTCGGCGTCTCCTGCGGGATCGCGGCGATCGAGGGCCAGGCGATCGACCTGCCGTCGGCCGGCGACTGGCTGTCCGCTCTGGGCACCGGGCTGCTGGTGCTCGGCATGTGGGCGGCGGCCGGCGTGCTGGTCGGCGTCCTCACCCGCAGCCCGGCGCTCGGCGTGGGGCTCGGGCTGGTGTGGGCGTTGGTCGTGGAGAACCTGCTGCGCGGGGTGAGCGGCGTGCTCGACCCGATCGCCGCGGTCACCGATCACCTGCCCGGCACCGCGGCGGGCTCGCTGGTCGGGGCGCTGAGCACGGCCGAGAGCGGTACGGGTGCGGGCACGCCGGGCGTGTTCGACACGCTCTCCGGGACGGCGGCGATCGGCTGGCTGGCCGTCTACCTGGCCGGCTTCGTCGTCCTCGCGCTGGCTCTCGTCCGCCGCCGCGACGTCGCCTGA
- a CDS encoding DUF4191 domain-containing protein — protein sequence MARSKPTDTPAPSGKAGRGPASGGRGRGASAAPGRKGKDAGEKKPGRLKRFGSQLSMIKQAYSLTRKNDPKLPWILLIAFAVPFIVIELLAILVLDSPWFFLPIAILLGVLVALIIFGRRAQGTAYRQVEGQPGAASWVLEGMRGDWRVTAGVAGTPQLDAVHRVLGRPGIILVGEGSPNRVRGLLAQEKKKVSRVVGDTPIYDIVVGDDEGQVPLRKLSSHVMKLPRNISAGEVNALGKRMAALGGPRMPVPGGPLPGGKPMTISQRQVRRR from the coding sequence ATGGCGCGCAGCAAGCCCACAGACACCCCTGCCCCGAGCGGCAAGGCCGGCCGCGGTCCGGCATCGGGCGGACGGGGGCGCGGTGCGAGCGCTGCGCCGGGCCGCAAGGGCAAGGACGCCGGCGAGAAGAAGCCCGGTCGGCTGAAGCGGTTCGGCAGCCAGCTGAGCATGATCAAGCAGGCCTACTCGCTGACCCGCAAGAACGACCCGAAGCTGCCCTGGATCCTGCTCATCGCGTTCGCGGTGCCGTTCATCGTGATCGAGCTGCTCGCGATCCTGGTGCTCGACTCGCCCTGGTTCTTCCTGCCGATCGCGATCCTGCTCGGCGTCCTCGTCGCGCTGATCATCTTCGGCCGCCGCGCGCAGGGCACCGCCTACCGGCAGGTGGAGGGCCAGCCGGGCGCCGCCTCGTGGGTGCTCGAGGGCATGCGCGGCGACTGGCGGGTGACCGCCGGCGTCGCCGGCACCCCGCAGCTCGACGCCGTCCACCGGGTGCTCGGCCGGCCCGGGATCATCCTCGTCGGCGAGGGCTCCCCGAACCGTGTACGCGGCCTGCTCGCCCAGGAGAAGAAGAAGGTCTCCCGCGTCGTCGGCGACACCCCGATCTACGACATCGTCGTCGGTGACGACGAGGGCCAGGTGCCGCTGCGCAAGCTCTCCTCGCACGTGATGAAGCTGCCGCGCAACATCTCCGCCGGCGAGGTCAACGCGCTCGGCAAGCGGATGGCCGCGCTCGGCGGGCCGCGGATGCCGGTCCCCGGCGGCCCGCTGCCCGGCGGCAAGCCGATGACGATCAGCCAGCGCCAGGTCCGCCGCCGCTGA
- the lipA gene encoding lipoyl synthase: MTETAVPTTDPGSPIGPSGRKLLRLEVRNSQVPIERKPEWIKTRLKTGPEYTELKSLVRREGLHTVCEEAGCPNIYECWEDREATFLIGGDQCTRRCDFCQIDTGKPAEFDADEPRRVAESVQTMQLRYATVTGVARDDLPDGGAWLYAETVRQIHAAVPGCGVELLIPDFNADPAQLAEVFSSRPEVLAHNVETVPRIFKRIRPGFRFERSLSVLTAAREAGLVTKSNLILGMGEEPHEVVETMQALHEAGCDLLTITQYLRPSVRHHPVVRWVKPDEFVGFREEAEKIGFAGVLAGPLVRSSYRAGRLYQQAIEARGVAAQA; encoded by the coding sequence ATGACGGAGACGGCCGTACCGACCACTGATCCGGGATCTCCGATCGGGCCGAGCGGCCGCAAGCTCCTGCGTCTCGAGGTCCGCAACAGCCAGGTGCCGATCGAGCGCAAGCCGGAGTGGATCAAGACCCGGCTCAAGACCGGCCCGGAGTACACCGAGCTGAAGTCGCTGGTCCGCCGCGAGGGGCTGCACACGGTCTGCGAGGAGGCCGGCTGCCCCAACATCTACGAGTGCTGGGAGGACCGCGAGGCGACCTTCCTCATCGGCGGCGACCAGTGCACCCGGCGCTGCGACTTCTGCCAGATCGACACCGGCAAGCCCGCCGAGTTCGACGCCGACGAGCCGCGCCGGGTCGCCGAGAGCGTGCAGACCATGCAGCTGAGGTACGCGACGGTCACCGGCGTCGCCCGCGACGACCTGCCCGACGGCGGCGCGTGGCTGTACGCGGAGACGGTGCGCCAGATCCACGCCGCCGTCCCCGGCTGCGGCGTCGAGCTGCTCATCCCCGACTTCAACGCCGACCCCGCCCAGCTGGCCGAGGTGTTCTCCTCCCGGCCCGAGGTGCTCGCGCACAACGTCGAGACCGTGCCGCGGATCTTCAAGCGGATCCGCCCCGGCTTCCGGTTCGAGCGGTCCCTGTCGGTGCTGACCGCCGCCCGCGAGGCCGGCCTGGTCACCAAGTCGAACCTGATCCTCGGCATGGGCGAGGAGCCGCACGAGGTCGTCGAGACCATGCAGGCGCTGCACGAGGCCGGCTGCGACCTGCTGACGATCACGCAGTACCTGCGCCCGTCGGTGCGCCACCACCCGGTCGTGCGCTGGGTGAAGCCCGACGAGTTCGTCGGCTTCCGCGAGGAGGCCGAGAAGATCGGCTTCGCCGGCGTGCTGGCCGGCCCGCTGGTGCGCAGCTCCTACCGCGCCGGGCGGCTCTACCAGCAGGCGATCGAGGCGCGCGGGGTCGCGGCACAGGCCTGA
- a CDS encoding LLM class F420-dependent oxidoreductase → MQLRIFTEPQMGATYDDLLAVARRTEENGFDAFFRSDHYLTMGGDGLPGPTDAWVTLGGLARETSRIRLGTLMTAATFRLPGALAISVAQVDQMSGGRVEFGIGAGWFEAEHTAYGIPFPELGERFDRYEEQVAVLTGLWGTPAGETFDFEGGHYRLAGSPALPKPVQDGGIPVIIGGKGTKRTPRLAARYAAEFNVPFESPEANARLFAGVREACEAAGRDPASMVFSSAVTVAVGKDDAEVARRAEAIGRTPGQWGAADVGGTPAQVVDVLGRYAEAGATRVYLQVLDLADLDHLDLIAAEVAPQLP, encoded by the coding sequence GTGCAGCTGCGGATCTTCACCGAACCCCAGATGGGCGCCACCTACGACGACCTGCTCGCCGTCGCCCGGCGGACCGAGGAGAACGGCTTCGACGCCTTCTTCCGGTCCGACCACTACCTGACGATGGGCGGCGACGGGCTGCCCGGACCGACCGACGCCTGGGTGACCCTCGGCGGCCTGGCCCGCGAGACCTCGCGCATCCGGCTGGGCACGCTGATGACGGCGGCGACCTTCCGGCTGCCCGGCGCGCTGGCCATCTCGGTGGCCCAGGTCGACCAGATGAGCGGTGGCCGGGTCGAGTTCGGCATCGGCGCCGGCTGGTTCGAGGCCGAGCACACCGCCTACGGCATCCCGTTCCCCGAGCTGGGCGAGCGGTTCGACCGCTACGAGGAGCAAGTGGCCGTGCTCACCGGGCTGTGGGGCACGCCGGCGGGGGAGACCTTCGACTTCGAGGGCGGCCACTACCGGCTCGCGGGGTCCCCGGCGCTGCCCAAGCCGGTCCAGGACGGCGGGATCCCGGTGATCATCGGCGGCAAGGGGACGAAGCGGACGCCGCGGCTGGCCGCCCGCTACGCCGCGGAGTTCAACGTGCCCTTCGAGTCGCCGGAGGCCAACGCCCGGCTGTTCGCCGGCGTCCGCGAGGCCTGCGAGGCGGCCGGCCGCGACCCGGCGTCGATGGTGTTCAGCTCGGCGGTGACCGTCGCCGTCGGCAAGGACGACGCCGAGGTGGCCCGGCGCGCCGAGGCGATCGGCCGCACTCCGGGGCAGTGGGGAGCGGCCGACGTCGGCGGCACGCCCGCGCAGGTGGTCGACGTCCTGGGGCGCTACGCCGAGGCCGGCGCCACCCGCGTCTACCTGCAGGTGCTCGACCTGGCCGACCTCGACCACCTCGACCTGATCGCCGCGGAGGTCGCGCCCCAGCTCCCCTGA
- a CDS encoding class I SAM-dependent methyltransferase encodes MTLTAPSPTIAETAPVLLSLAAGYAGHRTVSIGLRRGLVRRLADAPGSTAEDLAEFLDLDPFYVSVWCRSAVAAGIVVRDGAGFALLPHVDTLLLDSGSPAYVGGVFPVLEAPEVFGRFEAELGSGERMWWDDTSPEWIAAVTGTGTPFYTRLVPGGLSQVPGLVDALDAGCRVVDTACGTGVGVVRLAEHHPACQVVGVDGDQHSIDVARDRIAAAGLADRVELVCSALEDLTLEQPATVVVNNISMHECRDIDRVTEAVRESLEPGGWFVISDFPFPDTDEGLRTAPGRIMSGIQFFEAQIDDQLLPRAAYDDLLARHGFTDLGWVQLTPMHALTWGRRP; translated from the coding sequence ATGACCCTCACCGCCCCCTCCCCCACGATCGCCGAGACCGCGCCGGTGCTGCTCTCCCTCGCCGCGGGCTACGCCGGGCACCGCACGGTCTCGATCGGCCTGCGCCGTGGCCTGGTCCGCCGGCTGGCCGACGCACCGGGCAGCACCGCCGAGGACCTGGCCGAGTTCCTCGACCTCGACCCCTTCTACGTCTCCGTCTGGTGCCGCTCCGCGGTCGCCGCCGGCATCGTCGTCCGGGACGGCGCCGGGTTCGCCCTGCTGCCGCACGTGGACACCCTGCTGCTCGACAGTGGCTCCCCGGCCTACGTGGGCGGGGTGTTCCCGGTGCTGGAGGCTCCGGAGGTGTTCGGCCGGTTCGAGGCCGAGCTGGGCAGCGGCGAGCGCATGTGGTGGGACGACACCAGTCCGGAGTGGATCGCCGCCGTGACCGGCACCGGCACGCCGTTCTACACGCGCCTGGTGCCCGGTGGGCTGTCGCAGGTCCCCGGGCTGGTCGATGCGCTCGACGCCGGCTGCCGCGTGGTGGACACCGCGTGCGGCACCGGCGTCGGCGTCGTCCGGCTGGCCGAGCACCACCCCGCATGCCAGGTCGTCGGGGTGGACGGCGACCAGCACTCGATCGACGTCGCCCGCGACCGGATCGCCGCCGCGGGCCTGGCCGACCGGGTGGAGCTCGTGTGCAGCGCGCTGGAAGACCTGACCCTCGAGCAGCCGGCGACCGTCGTCGTCAACAACATCTCGATGCACGAGTGCCGCGACATCGACCGGGTGACCGAGGCGGTCCGCGAGTCGCTGGAGCCCGGCGGCTGGTTCGTGATCTCGGACTTCCCGTTCCCCGACACCGACGAGGGCCTGCGGACGGCGCCCGGCCGGATCATGAGCGGCATCCAGTTCTTCGAGGCGCAGATCGACGACCAGCTGCTGCCCCGGGCCGCCTACGACGACCTGCTCGCCCGGCACGGGTTCACCGACCTCGGCTGGGTGCAGCTCACCCCCATGCACGCCCTCACCTGGGGCCGCCGCCCCTAG
- a CDS encoding winged helix-turn-helix transcriptional regulator — MSSHYGQFCPVAKAMELLDERWTLLVVRELMMGSRHFNALRRGVPRMSPALLSKRLQTLVRAGVVERWDDGNRVTYQLTEAGKELEPIVEALGRWGTRWIPELGDEDLDPHLLLWGMHRNVDLEAVPDGRTVIRFLFPDVPAPSRRWWLVISADGVDICDEDPGFPERVGVEGSLRTLIRIWRGDLDWAAALRSGTLTLDGTAQAQRALPRWLKLSPLAGTPRPYAAAG, encoded by the coding sequence ATGTCCTCGCACTACGGCCAGTTCTGCCCGGTCGCCAAGGCGATGGAGCTGCTCGACGAGCGGTGGACGCTGCTCGTCGTCCGCGAGCTGATGATGGGCAGCCGGCACTTCAACGCGCTGCGCCGCGGGGTGCCGAGGATGTCGCCGGCGCTGCTGTCCAAGCGGCTGCAGACGCTCGTCAGGGCCGGGGTGGTGGAGCGCTGGGACGACGGCAACCGGGTCACCTACCAGCTGACCGAGGCCGGCAAGGAGCTCGAGCCGATCGTCGAGGCGCTCGGCCGGTGGGGCACGCGCTGGATCCCCGAGCTCGGTGACGAGGACCTCGACCCGCACCTGCTGCTGTGGGGCATGCACCGCAACGTCGACCTCGAGGCCGTGCCCGACGGGCGGACGGTCATCCGGTTCCTCTTCCCCGACGTCCCGGCGCCGTCCCGCCGCTGGTGGCTAGTGATCAGCGCCGACGGCGTCGACATCTGCGACGAGGACCCGGGGTTCCCGGAGCGGGTCGGGGTCGAGGGCAGCCTGCGCACGCTGATCCGGATCTGGCGCGGCGACCTGGACTGGGCCGCCGCCCTGCGCTCCGGCACGCTCACGCTGGACGGCACCGCCCAGGCGCAGCGCGCGCTGCCGCGGTGGCTGAAGCTCTCGCCGCTCGCGGGCACCCCGCGGCCGTACGCGGCCGCGGGGTGA
- a CDS encoding TIGR03086 family metal-binding protein yields the protein MTTSTLPTDPRPAFATAVGTAVAAMSAVRTDHLGGPTPCDEFDVRTLLGHLLSGLRRVAAVGRGEPPFSVPQVSTGVPDDGWGAAARAAADDVLGVWTDDALLDREFTLPFGTHRGSVALATYTGELSTHTWDLAAATGQSPTWDDDAVAVGLAGSRHLLPAEGRDERIPFAPAVPVPDDASLIEQLVAWQGRDPGWRR from the coding sequence ATGACCACGTCGACGCTCCCGACCGACCCCCGCCCCGCGTTCGCCACCGCCGTCGGCACCGCCGTCGCGGCGATGAGCGCCGTCCGGACCGACCATCTCGGCGGCCCCACGCCGTGCGACGAGTTCGACGTCCGCACCCTGCTGGGGCACCTGCTCAGCGGGCTGCGCCGGGTGGCCGCCGTCGGCCGCGGCGAGCCGCCGTTCTCGGTTCCGCAGGTCAGCACCGGCGTCCCCGACGACGGCTGGGGCGCGGCCGCCCGCGCCGCAGCGGACGACGTCCTGGGCGTGTGGACCGACGACGCCCTGCTCGACCGCGAGTTCACCCTCCCCTTCGGCACGCACCGCGGGTCGGTCGCGCTGGCCACCTACACCGGCGAGCTGTCCACCCACACCTGGGACCTCGCCGCCGCGACCGGGCAGTCCCCCACCTGGGACGACGACGCGGTCGCGGTCGGTCTGGCCGGTTCGCGCCACCTCCTGCCGGCCGAGGGGCGCGACGAGCGGATCCCGTTCGCCCCCGCGGTGCCGGTGCCGGACGACGCCTCGCTGATCGAGCAGCTCGTGGCCTGGCAGGGGCGCGACCCCGGCTGGCGACGCTGA